CATATTTTCCCTCTCCAATAATTTCTTTATTTCATCAAACTTGAAGTTAACTATTTATCAATTCTTGCAGTTCATCGACAAACCGGCAGATATGGAATCCATCACATACCGCATGATGAACTTGAACTGCTAAAGGAAGCAAAATTCTCCCATCTTCCTCGTAATATTTCCCCAAGGTGAAAATAGGAATCAAATAATCATATCCTTTCTGCAAATTCAGATTAAAACCATCAAATGTTGACCACGGTATCATAGATACCGTAAAAACATTTTCCGGAACATCTGGTTTTCCTATCATGCTGTGATTACTTCCATACCGTTGAATATCGTTTTCATAAGCCCTTGAAAATTCTTCAATGTTCAGCATATATTCAGTCCAAAGGTCAGAAAATGTCTCTGTGTCCTCATGAAATACGGTATAGCTTGGTAGCATCTCGTCATATATTCCCAATTCACCCGCTTGGTTGATTGCCGTTCTGAACTCCGGATGACGGTTTACGATCGTTGTAAGATAATAAAGCATTGCAGGGTATAATTTCATTCGCTTCTTTTTTATTTGCGTAATATCCAATTTCACAGTCATACTGTATGTACAAGGTACATTAGTAAAGTAGTGTTCAAAATATTCATTTCGCTTCCAACTACTTCTATCAATTTTTTCAAATACCATCTAAGTTCCCTCACGAATTCCAATCTATCAATCTGTTTCCTGGCGAATTTCTTTAACAATATTGTAGTGTATCAATGTGAATATTTCAACCAACGAAAGATATTTCCTTATGTAAAAGCCGCAGTCGAAACTGCGACTTCTCGACAAGTTGTCGGATTACTGTATTGAGGACAGACGGACAAGGACTTCTTTCATATCCGTCCAAATCTCCTCCAGTCGTTTTTGCAAATCCTCAATGTCGGCATGATAGATGCTCCCCGTTTCATTCGCTCGCTTTGCGTACTGGTTCAGATTGTTGGAGCAGATTCGCAAAGGGAAACCAGAGCTTTCACATCCTGCAAATCCAGTCTGATGCAGTACCCATCCATCGCCATTTTCCGCAGATAGGCTCCCATGCTGCGGATGCCAAGCTCGTCCATCTTCTCATGGATTCGCTCGACCTCCTCTTTGGATGCAAGGAAATGAACATCCTGGTCTCGCTTTGTCATTACAACACCTCCTCACGGGTTTCAGAGTATTTTGCAGGCGGGATATGCTCCGCTTTGGATTTCAGATCAGCCAACACAGAAGGACGCTCTGGCTCGCTCCTTTCGTCACGATTTTCCGCAGAGTCCTCCATATTCAGGGCTGCATCCAGTTCTGCCAGTCGCTGACTTTTTGTTGCCAGCTCTGCTTCCTGCGGAAACGGTTTTCCAACCTCCGCCTTGGCTGCTTCCTGCTGATTGTAGAGGTTATTCAACTGCTCATTGGCTCGTTCTAAGCGCTCAGGAATGCCTGCAAGGGCATTGTCCAGTCGGGTGATATTTCCTCGTGCATCCGTGCCAAGGGCTACTCTGTGGCTCACAGTGCCCTTCAGGGTCACATCGAACTCGTTTCGGAAGCTGTCAAAAGAAAGCTCCATCTGAAAGCCACGGTAACTGCCAAGCGGAACCGGATCGGCGCTTTTGGTATCCTTACAAGCCGCAAGGAGGATTTCACCGGCATCTGCCTTTTCGGTGTAGGCTTTGCCCATGATTTCCATGCCGCAAAAGCCATCGGCAATCTGTGGGTGTGCTTCCACGGTTTTAATATCAGCTTCAAAGCCATGAATATAGCCTGTCTGCTTTTCAATCTCAGCCGGGAAGTATTTCAGGAGCTTATCTTCCATGCGGTACTGCTGGCTCTGGTGGTCAGCTTTCAGCACCTTCAGCCTTGCCACATCAATGTCCAAGTCCATCTTTTCCTTGATAAGCGGATTGCCGGCACACAGCGCCTTGATCTCCGCATAGGACAGTGCCTGCTCGTCCACATCGTCACAGGAGCGAACCGGTGATTTGGAGGTCATAATCTGAGAAATAAACTTCTGCTTGTTTTCCAAGGTCTGATACAGGTAGGCATCGAAGGTTCCCTCGGTCACATACTGATACACCTGAACCTCTTTGTTTCGGTTGCCCTGACGGATGATACGACCATTTCTCTGGGTCATATCAGACGGACGCCAGCCCACATCCAGGTGGTGAACTGCCACCAGTTTGTCCTGGACGTTGGTTCCTGCGCCCATCTTTTGCGTACTGCCAAGCAGCACTCGCACCTGCCCGGTACGAACCTTGGCAACCAATGCACGGGTGATCTCGCCCATAGGGACAGCCATCACATTCTGACTTGGGTTTCGGCGGCAAAGAGATTAAGTAGTAGCAATTATCTCTACCCAGACGGCAACCCTTTCTGCCATTCGTCCAGAAGTAACAGTAATGACAGTCGCTCGGCTTGTCTGCGGCATAAACAGGCTTGCTCAAATAAAACACCTCCCATCTCTTGTATTTGCC
Above is a window of Oscillospiraceae bacterium NTUH-002-81 DNA encoding:
- the catA gene encoding type A chloramphenicol O-acetyltransferase, which codes for MVFEKIDRSSWKRNEYFEHYFTNVPCTYSMTVKLDITQIKKKRMKLYPAMLYYLTTIVNRHPEFRTAINQAGELGIYDEMLPSYTVFHEDTETFSDLWTEYMLNIEEFSRAYENDIQRYGSNHSMIGKPDVPENVFTVSMIPWSTFDGFNLNLQKGYDYLIPIFTLGKYYEEDGRILLPLAVQVHHAVCDGFHICRFVDELQELINS